A genome region from Chloroflexota bacterium includes the following:
- a CDS encoding molybdopterin-dependent oxidoreductase, which translates to PDHGYPLRLFVPHLYFWKSAKWLRGIEFMANDRPGFWEGYGYHMRGDPWTEERFS; encoded by the coding sequence ACCGGATCATGGCTATCCATTGCGCTTGTTCGTGCCGCATTTATATTTTTGGAAATCGGCGAAATGGCTGCGCGGCATCGAGTTCATGGCTAACGACCGACCTGGGTTTTGGGAAGGGTACGGTTATCACATGCGCGGTGACCCGTGGACGGAGGAAAGATTCTCGTAA
- a CDS encoding DUF1566 domain-containing protein gives MKNNSRFISRQVVILLLTLTLIACSSTTTSAQTTSSGANPSVAPATTTPSYPIADTGQTHCYNNTGQIVCPQTGAAFFGQDAQYSGNAPRYQDNGDGTITDLTTGLMWQKSPGNKVSFANAIAGAKSLNLGGYTDWRVPTIKELYSLIDFNGTDPNVSSSDTQGLTPFINTRYFDFQYGNTSAGERIIDAQYWSSTQYAAPSRDGKTFGVNFADGRIKGYAGSFMNQFVRYVRGNPSYGVNSFVANGNGTITDQATGLMWSQADSGKGMNWEAALAWVQQKNAEEYLGHSDWRLPNAKELQSIVDYTRSPDTTNSAAIDPVFSATAITNELGNTDYPFYWTSTTHASSNGSGAAAVYLAFGRAMGYMNNAWVDIHGAGAQRSDPKNGNPANYATGRGPQGDAIHINNYVRLVRGGNVAFTTNTAGVTATPSAPTGQQPGQGQPPMPGQGQQPGQIQPPMPNQGQQPRQGQPPANQNASARNRTGGKVTAVNGNIISVENLEGKATIVTNASTQFTANGQTSKLADVTAGKFIEVVGQKQADGTWVAIQVVISDRPPMPPGQGQPSTNR, from the coding sequence ATGAAAAACAATTCACGGTTCATCAGTCGGCAAGTGGTAATCCTGCTCCTGACGCTGACGCTAATTGCCTGCTCGTCCACGACGACGAGCGCGCAAACTACTTCATCCGGCGCGAATCCATCCGTCGCGCCGGCAACCACCACGCCGAGTTATCCCATTGCGGACACGGGGCAGACGCACTGCTACAACAACACCGGGCAAATCGTTTGCCCGCAAACTGGCGCGGCGTTCTTCGGACAGGACGCGCAGTACAGCGGCAACGCGCCGCGTTACCAGGACAATGGCGATGGCACGATCACCGATCTCACTACCGGGTTGATGTGGCAAAAAAGTCCGGGGAACAAGGTCTCGTTTGCGAATGCCATTGCTGGCGCGAAATCGCTCAACCTGGGTGGTTATACAGATTGGCGCGTGCCGACTATCAAGGAACTTTACTCCCTCATTGATTTCAACGGCACGGATCCTAACGTGAGTAGCAGCGACACCCAAGGTCTGACGCCGTTCATCAACACCCGGTATTTCGATTTCCAGTACGGCAACACCAGCGCGGGCGAACGGATTATCGACGCGCAGTACTGGTCGAGCACCCAGTATGCGGCGCCGTCACGCGATGGCAAAACCTTCGGCGTCAATTTTGCGGATGGTCGTATCAAAGGATATGCGGGATCGTTTATGAACCAGTTCGTGCGCTATGTGCGCGGCAATCCGAGTTACGGTGTGAACAGTTTCGTCGCCAATGGCAACGGCACGATCACCGACCAAGCGACCGGGTTGATGTGGTCGCAAGCGGATAGCGGCAAGGGGATGAACTGGGAAGCGGCACTCGCGTGGGTTCAGCAAAAGAACGCCGAAGAATATCTGGGTCATAGCGATTGGCGCCTGCCGAATGCGAAGGAATTGCAAAGCATCGTCGATTACACGCGCTCACCCGATACCACCAACTCTGCCGCCATTGATCCGGTTTTCAGCGCGACCGCGATTACGAACGAACTTGGCAACACCGATTATCCCTTTTACTGGACAAGCACAACCCACGCCTCTTCGAATGGTTCGGGTGCGGCGGCGGTTTACCTCGCGTTTGGCAGAGCGATGGGTTATATGAACAATGCGTGGGTGGACATTCACGGTGCAGGCGCGCAACGTAGTGATCCCAAGAATGGTAATCCGGCGAACTATGCCACAGGGCGCGGTCCCCAGGGTGACGCGATCCATATCAACAACTATGTGCGCTTGGTGCGCGGCGGCAACGTTGCGTTTACGACGAACACGGCTGGCGTGACTGCGACGCCATCGGCACCCACCGGACAACAACCTGGGCAAGGTCAACCGCCGATGCCCGGTCAAGGACAACAACCCGGACAAATTCAACCACCGATGCCCAACCAGGGACAGCAACCCAGGCAAGGTCAACCGCCCGCCAATCAAAACGCATCGGCGCGTAATCGCACCGGCGGCAAAGTGACGGCGGTGAACGGGAACATCATCTCGGTTGAAAATCTCGAAGGCAAAGCGACGATCGTTACGAATGCCAGCACGCAATTCACCGCGAACGGACAGACGAGCAAATTGGCAGACGTGACCGCCGGAAAATTTATCGAGGTCGTTGGACAAAAGCAAGCCGATGGAACCTGGGTCGCCATACAAGTGGTGATTAGTGATCGTCCACCCATGCCGCCCGGACAAGGGCAACCATCAACCAATCGGTGA
- a CDS encoding DUF1566 domain-containing protein produces MKHHLRYCFNQVTPLFLGLIFWASIFSPTRPPIISAEHHTHAAATSYPIVDTGQDKCYNASSEITCPSASAAFYGQDAQFAGTQPSYTLSGDGLTTLDNRTGLTWQRSPDTDGNGSLTYADKLLYSQALTRPATMNAANYGGYNDWRLPTLKELYSLILFSGAEASESSSVGAIPFINTNYFGFAYGFTGSGERVLDAQWATTTLYVANPNQMFGVNFADGRIKGYPDTDAIGKKFFVLCVRGNTSYGANNFVNNGDGTITDQATGLMWAQADSGTGLNWSNALAWVQTQNAANYLGHNDWRLPNPKELHSIVDYTRSPNTTGSATIDPLFTVTAITNEAGQTDYPYYWAGTTLLNARGTAERGVYISFGRTLGYINGSWTDIHGAGAQRAEFKDGNPGDYPYGLGPQGDAVRINNYVRLVRDGNLTPTPTVTPTATVTATATHRLYLPLVSR; encoded by the coding sequence ATGAAACATCATCTGCGATACTGTTTTAACCAAGTGACGCCTCTGTTCCTGGGATTGATCTTTTGGGCAAGCATATTCTCGCCGACGCGCCCCCCAATCATTTCGGCAGAGCATCACACACACGCTGCGGCGACGAGTTATCCCATCGTAGATACCGGGCAAGACAAGTGTTACAACGCCTCAAGTGAAATCACCTGCCCTTCAGCAAGCGCGGCGTTTTACGGACAGGATGCGCAGTTCGCCGGGACACAACCGAGCTATACGCTCAGCGGCGACGGGTTGACGACGCTCGATAACCGCACGGGGCTGACTTGGCAGCGCAGCCCGGATACCGATGGCAATGGGTCGCTCACCTACGCGGACAAACTGCTGTATTCCCAAGCCCTGACGCGGCCAGCCACGATGAACGCCGCCAACTACGGCGGCTACAACGACTGGCGTTTGCCCACGCTCAAAGAACTTTATTCGCTGATCTTGTTCAGCGGCGCCGAGGCATCGGAAAGCAGCAGTGTCGGCGCCATCCCGTTCATCAATACCAATTACTTTGGATTCGCCTACGGCTTTACGGGCTCCGGCGAGCGCGTCCTTGATGCCCAATGGGCAACTACCACACTGTATGTCGCCAACCCGAACCAGATGTTCGGAGTGAATTTTGCCGATGGTCGCATCAAGGGGTATCCGGATACCGATGCCATCGGCAAAAAGTTCTTTGTGCTCTGTGTGCGCGGCAACACCAGTTACGGCGCCAATAATTTCGTCAACAACGGCGACGGCACCATCACAGATCAAGCCACCGGCCTGATGTGGGCGCAAGCCGACAGCGGCACCGGTCTGAACTGGTCCAACGCGCTCGCGTGGGTGCAAACGCAAAACGCCGCGAATTATCTCGGTCACAACGATTGGCGGCTGCCCAATCCCAAGGAACTGCACAGTATCGTGGACTATACGCGCTCGCCCAACACGACCGGTTCTGCCACGATTGATCCGCTTTTCACCGTCACGGCGATCACCAACGAAGCCGGCCAGACCGACTATCCCTACTACTGGGCAGGGACCACTCTTCTGAACGCGAGAGGCACAGCCGAGAGAGGCGTTTATATCTCGTTCGGTCGAACGCTGGGCTACATCAACGGATCGTGGACTGACATTCACGGTGCCGGCGCCCAGCGCGCCGAATTCAAGGATGGCAACCCCGGCGATTATCCGTATGGCTTGGGTCCTCAAGGGGATGCGGTTCGCATCAATAACTATGTCCGCTTAGTTCGAGATGGAAATCTGACGCCAACTCCGACTGTCACGCCAACCGCGACCGTAACCGCGACGGCGACCCACCGGCTTTATCTGCCGCTGGTCAGTCGGTGA
- a CDS encoding response regulator transcription factor has translation MAKTILVVDDKASARTLVRDYLTAENFRVVTANNGRDALFVARAEKPDLILLDIMMPEMSGYEFLQAYRKERNTPVILLTAKVEESDKVLGLELGADDYVTKPFSMRELTARIRAVLRRLSQEPPTQVLRVAGIVLDPNEHTVKVHERSVRLTPSEFELLATLMSAPGQVFSRAALLERLQGIAFESIERTVDVHIRNLRTKIEPQPSEPRYIETVFGVGYRFRAEE, from the coding sequence ATGGCAAAAACGATTCTCGTCGTGGACGATAAGGCAAGCGCGCGCACGCTGGTGCGTGACTATCTCACTGCGGAAAATTTTCGCGTGGTGACCGCCAACAACGGGCGCGATGCGCTTTTTGTCGCGCGCGCGGAAAAGCCCGATCTCATTCTGCTCGACATCATGATGCCAGAGATGAGCGGATATGAATTTCTTCAGGCGTACCGCAAAGAGCGCAACACGCCGGTCATCCTGCTGACCGCGAAAGTCGAAGAGTCGGATAAGGTGCTGGGTCTGGAACTCGGCGCGGACGATTATGTGACCAAGCCGTTTAGCATGCGCGAACTTACCGCGCGCATTCGCGCGGTGTTGCGTCGCCTGAGCCAAGAGCCGCCGACTCAAGTTCTGCGTGTTGCCGGAATCGTACTGGACCCGAACGAACATACGGTGAAGGTGCACGAACGCTCCGTGCGTCTTACGCCATCTGAGTTTGAATTGCTGGCGACATTAATGTCCGCGCCGGGGCAGGTCTTTTCGCGCGCGGCATTGCTCGAACGCTTGCAAGGCATCGCCTTCGAAAGTATCGAGCGCACGGTGGATGTGCACATTCGCAACTTGCGCACGAAGATCGAACCCCAGCCAAGCGAGCCGCGTTATATCGAAACAGTGTTCGGCGTCGGCTATCGTTTTCGGGCAGAGGAATAA
- a CDS encoding HAMP domain-containing protein produces MRSLATKLLLAFLAVSLIGVALASVLARWTTVQEFDRLVLERAHNNFLDEVTTYYQTHGSWSGVSEYFRQKFQSSQPLPRPGDPGNVRPPPQIQAGAPRLPPVPFILIDRSGYVVHALPPYRLGDYVPAEQLAQGTPVKIGSQVVGTMLATGSAPPMSEQEQQYLDRTNQALLVSALGAATLALLLSIVLARTLTQPMRELTGAIRAMAQGKLGIAVAVHSRDEIGELTTAFNQMSADLARANQLRRQMTADIAHDLRTPLNVIGGYIESLSDGVLEPNSARFAVMHQEVQQLQHLVEDLRTLSLADAGELKLDRQRIAPQTLLERAASAFKHQAAQKQITLHVETEPGLPEIAVDETRMAQVLGNLVSNALRYTPEGGRITLSAKRKAAQVILSVDDNGAGIDAAVLPHIFERFYRADPSRQGNAESGLGLAIAKSFVEAHGGALTATSEGIGRGSTVSFSLPAEPAANQIRGGIT; encoded by the coding sequence ATGCGCTCACTCGCGACGAAATTGTTGCTTGCGTTTCTCGCCGTCAGTTTGATCGGCGTAGCGTTGGCGTCGGTCTTGGCGCGCTGGACCACGGTGCAGGAATTTGATCGCTTGGTGCTGGAGCGAGCGCACAACAACTTTCTGGACGAGGTCACGACCTACTATCAAACGCATGGATCGTGGAGCGGCGTGAGCGAATATTTTCGACAAAAATTCCAATCGTCCCAACCACTCCCTAGACCGGGCGACCCCGGCAATGTGCGACCGCCGCCGCAAATTCAAGCCGGCGCGCCGCGACTGCCGCCCGTTCCATTTATTCTGATCGATCGGAGCGGTTATGTGGTTCATGCGTTGCCGCCCTATCGTCTGGGCGATTACGTTCCAGCCGAGCAATTGGCTCAAGGCACGCCGGTCAAAATTGGCAGCCAGGTTGTCGGGACGATGCTGGCAACCGGCAGCGCGCCACCGATGAGCGAACAAGAACAGCAGTATCTCGACCGGACAAATCAGGCATTGCTCGTGTCAGCACTCGGCGCGGCGACGCTAGCATTGCTCTTGAGCATCGTTCTCGCGCGCACGCTGACCCAGCCGATGCGCGAATTGACCGGCGCGATTCGAGCGATGGCACAGGGCAAACTGGGAATAGCAGTCGCCGTACACTCGCGTGACGAGATTGGCGAATTGACGACTGCGTTCAATCAGATGAGCGCAGACCTCGCGCGCGCCAATCAATTGCGCCGCCAAATGACCGCCGACATCGCACACGATTTGCGAACGCCGCTCAACGTCATCGGCGGATACATCGAATCGTTGAGCGATGGCGTGCTCGAACCCAACTCCGCGCGCTTTGCTGTGATGCACCAAGAAGTCCAGCAGCTTCAGCACCTGGTTGAAGATTTGCGGACCTTGTCGCTTGCCGACGCGGGCGAATTGAAATTGGATCGTCAGCGTATTGCCCCGCAGACCTTGTTGGAGCGAGCGGCATCCGCATTCAAACATCAAGCGGCACAAAAGCAAATCACGCTGCACGTGGAAACGGAACCTGGGTTGCCGGAAATCGCGGTGGACGAGACTCGGATGGCGCAAGTGCTGGGAAACTTGGTGAGCAATGCGTTGCGGTACACGCCGGAAGGTGGGCGCATCACTTTGTCGGCGAAACGTAAAGCCGCGCAAGTGATCTTGTCGGTTGATGACAATGGCGCCGGAATAGATGCTGCTGTGCTGCCGCATATCTTTGAACGATTCTATCGCGCGGATCCATCACGCCAAGGCAATGCGGAATCCGGGCTGGGCTTGGCGATTGCGAAATCATTTGTGGAAGCGCACGGCGGCGCACTCACAGCGACCAGCGAAGGGATTGGCAGAGGCAGTACAGTTTCATTCAGTTTGCCGGCAGAACCCGCAGCAAACCAAATCCGCGGCGGCATCACCTAA
- a CDS encoding tetratricopeptide repeat protein: protein MSLDNLPIPLTRFIGREKEIAEVIRLSEQTRLLTLTGSGGCGKTRLALEVATRLADSFEHGVALVEFAPLNDPALVPQAVAHVLDVRESANQSLSQSLANFLRPQQFLLVLDNCEHLIMESAHLVEELLQACPRLSILATSREALNVAGETTWRIPPLQIPDPMTTTTPETLLTSDSACLFVDRASSIEQTFAATSDNANAIAQICFRLDGMPLAIELAATRVKTLSVEQIAARLDDRFRLLTTGNRTAPTRQQTLRATMDWSYALLSDEERITLNRLSVFAGGWTPEAAEAICADVSDVLDLLSRLVDKSLVIAETRDGATRYRMLETIRQYAWEKLNETGKVEGTYNRHLDFFLHLAEEAEPNLVGPDPLKWLRRLDSEYGNLRLALRAAVEFKATDKGLCLVCALGQFWEARGYFSEGRALATLFLASSAEMDPSTKLICAQVLFHVGWLAVLQNDYVTGDSLLQESIALCQELGDDTGAARALVPLSFAALNHGNSALANSLIDKALALLTPQGEKHTLAQALNIRGIVLREQGDYASARASMDESLALRRALEDKRAIATSLNDIGATAFAQGDPGAEAMLETSLKMRQELDEQFGIPRCLHDLGAVALNQGDLVRAHTHYSEGLAIFRDQGDKRNAIKCLEGLAGVAAASSQFVNAAILLGAAEVARERIGVPLPKTWRANYERALSIIQQQLDNTILASTWSEGRALSLGQAIEYALTEIKIPDAPDAPASALSPRQAAKEKFGGLTVREREVAALIAQGKSNREMAETFVLSERTIEGYVGNILNKLGFSARTQIAAWAAQKGLLRRDEKPD from the coding sequence ATGTCCCTTGATAACTTACCCATCCCTTTAACTCGGTTTATCGGGCGCGAAAAAGAAATCGCCGAAGTAATTCGGTTGAGCGAACAAACGCGCCTGCTCACGCTCACCGGTTCGGGCGGATGCGGCAAGACACGGCTCGCCCTAGAAGTGGCAACGCGTCTTGCCGATTCATTTGAACACGGCGTAGCATTGGTTGAATTTGCTCCGCTGAATGATCCTGCGCTCGTGCCGCAAGCCGTGGCGCATGTCCTTGATGTGCGCGAATCGGCAAACCAATCCCTCAGCCAATCTCTCGCGAACTTTCTGCGTCCTCAGCAATTCCTGCTCGTCCTTGATAATTGCGAGCATCTGATCATGGAGTCCGCGCACCTCGTCGAAGAACTTTTGCAAGCATGTCCGCGCCTGTCCATTCTCGCGACCAGTCGCGAAGCGTTGAATGTCGCTGGCGAAACGACTTGGCGTATTCCACCACTGCAAATCCCTGACCCCATGACAACGACAACGCCGGAAACATTACTAACCTCCGATTCTGCCTGTCTGTTTGTGGATCGCGCAAGTTCAATCGAGCAAACCTTTGCCGCCACTTCCGACAATGCGAATGCCATCGCGCAAATTTGTTTTCGGCTCGATGGAATGCCATTGGCAATTGAACTCGCCGCCACACGTGTCAAGACGCTTTCCGTCGAACAGATTGCTGCGCGGCTCGATGACCGTTTTCGTTTGCTGACGACCGGCAATCGCACCGCGCCGACGCGTCAACAGACGTTGCGCGCAACGATGGATTGGAGTTATGCGTTGTTGTCGGACGAAGAACGAATCACATTGAATCGCCTGTCTGTGTTTGCCGGTGGGTGGACGCCCGAAGCGGCGGAAGCAATTTGCGCGGACGTGTCCGATGTTCTGGACTTGTTATCGCGCTTGGTGGACAAGTCGCTCGTCATCGCCGAAACACGCGACGGGGCAACACGTTATCGGATGTTGGAGACGATTCGGCAGTATGCGTGGGAGAAATTGAATGAAACCGGCAAAGTCGAAGGAACCTATAATCGCCACCTTGATTTTTTTCTCCATTTGGCAGAAGAGGCAGAGCCCAATCTGGTTGGTCCTGATCCGTTGAAATGGCTCCGACGATTGGACAGTGAGTACGGCAATCTGCGATTGGCTCTGCGTGCGGCGGTGGAGTTCAAGGCAACCGACAAAGGATTGTGTTTGGTTTGTGCGTTGGGACAGTTCTGGGAAGCCCGCGGTTATTTTAGCGAGGGACGCGCACTCGCCACCCTTTTTCTCGCTTCATCCGCCGAAATGGATCCGAGCACAAAATTGATTTGCGCGCAAGTACTTTTCCATGTCGGCTGGTTAGCTGTGCTCCAAAACGATTACGTCACCGGCGATTCACTCTTGCAAGAAAGCATCGCGCTATGTCAGGAGTTAGGCGATGATACCGGCGCCGCACGGGCGTTAGTTCCCCTGAGCTTTGCGGCGCTCAATCATGGGAACTCCGCTTTGGCGAATTCACTGATAGATAAGGCATTGGCACTGTTGACGCCGCAAGGAGAAAAACACACTCTAGCGCAAGCCCTTAACATCCGGGGAATAGTATTGCGCGAGCAAGGTGACTATGCGTCGGCACGGGCATCAATGGATGAGTCCTTAGCATTGCGTCGCGCACTGGAAGACAAAAGAGCCATTGCAACTTCACTCAACGATATTGGCGCGACAGCGTTCGCACAAGGAGACCCAGGTGCAGAAGCGATGTTGGAGACCAGTCTCAAGATGCGCCAGGAACTAGATGAACAATTCGGGATTCCGCGTTGTCTGCACGACCTCGGCGCAGTTGCATTGAATCAAGGGGACTTGGTACGCGCGCACACACACTATTCAGAAGGACTAGCAATTTTTCGCGATCAGGGAGACAAGCGGAATGCGATCAAATGTCTGGAGGGTCTCGCCGGCGTCGCTGCAGCAAGTAGCCAATTTGTGAACGCGGCAATCCTTTTAGGGGCGGCCGAAGTGGCGCGAGAACGAATCGGTGTTCCCTTGCCGAAGACCTGGCGCGCGAACTATGAGCGCGCCCTTTCGATTATTCAACAGCAACTCGATAACACCATACTCGCCTCAACCTGGTCAGAAGGACGCGCCCTGTCGTTAGGTCAAGCCATCGAGTATGCGCTCACCGAAATAAAAATCCCCGATGCGCCTGATGCGCCTGCCTCCGCGCTTTCACCACGCCAAGCCGCGAAGGAAAAATTCGGCGGACTGACTGTGCGCGAACGCGAGGTCGCCGCGCTGATCGCGCAAGGCAAATCGAATCGCGAAATGGCGGAGACGTTCGTATTGAGTGAGCGAACCATCGAGGGATACGTTGGCAACATTCTCAACAAACTCGGATTCAGTGCGCGCACGCAAATTGCGGCGTGGGCAGCGCAAAAGGGGCTGCTTCGCCGTGATGAGAAACCGGATTGA
- a CDS encoding cupin domain-containing protein, translated as MVMPNDLKWADVPSLPKGAQIAVIEGPLTEAVPFTVRIKLPADYKLPAHWHPAVERVTVLSGTFNIGMGDMLDAQKTNALGAGSIIIMQPKTNHFVWTKEETIVQLNGTGPWGITYVNSADDPRKQ; from the coding sequence ATGGTCATGCCGAATGATTTAAAGTGGGCGGATGTACCGTCGTTGCCCAAGGGCGCACAAATTGCCGTCATCGAAGGACCCTTGACCGAAGCGGTGCCGTTTACCGTTCGCATCAAACTCCCGGCGGACTATAAGCTTCCCGCGCATTGGCATCCAGCCGTCGAACGCGTGACTGTGCTGTCCGGCACTTTTAACATTGGCATGGGGGATATGCTCGACGCTCAAAAGACGAATGCCTTGGGTGCTGGAAGCATCATCATCATGCAGCCCAAGACGAATCACTTTGTGTGGACCAAAGAGGAAACCATCGTACAACTCAACGGGACGGGACCGTGGGGCATCACCTACGTCAACTCGGCGGATGATCCACGGAAGCAATAA